Proteins from a single region of Streptococcus oralis:
- a CDS encoding ABC transporter permease encodes MKKTTSKLFVVPYMLWIALFVLAPLVLIFGQSFFNIEGQFSLENYKSYFASQNLTYLKMSFNSVLYAGIVTLVTLLISYPTALFLTRLKHRQLWLMLIILPTWINLLLKAYAFIGIFGQNGSINQFLEFIGIGSQQLLFTDFSFIFVASYIELPFMILPIFNVLDDMDNNLINASYDLGATKWETFRHVIFPLSMNGVRSGVQSVFIPSLSLFMLTRLIGGNRVITLGTAIEQNFLTNDNYGMGSTIGVILILTMFITMWVTKERRER; translated from the coding sequence ATGAAGAAAACAACCTCTAAACTCTTTGTAGTGCCCTACATGCTTTGGATTGCCCTCTTTGTTCTCGCACCCTTGGTCTTGATTTTCGGTCAATCCTTTTTCAACATCGAAGGGCAGTTTAGTTTAGAAAACTACAAATCCTACTTTGCATCACAAAACTTGACCTATCTCAAAATGAGCTTCAACTCTGTGCTTTATGCGGGGATTGTGACTCTAGTGACACTTCTTATCAGCTATCCAACAGCCCTCTTTTTAACCCGTCTCAAGCACCGTCAACTCTGGCTCATGCTGATCATCCTGCCGACTTGGATTAATTTGCTCCTTAAGGCTTATGCCTTTATCGGGATTTTTGGTCAAAATGGCTCCATTAACCAATTCTTGGAATTTATCGGAATCGGTTCGCAACAGTTGCTCTTTACTGATTTCTCCTTTATTTTTGTCGCAAGCTATATCGAGCTTCCCTTTATGATTTTGCCTATCTTCAATGTTTTGGACGATATGGACAACAATCTCATCAATGCCAGCTATGACCTCGGTGCGACCAAGTGGGAAACTTTCCGCCATGTTATTTTCCCTCTGTCTATGAATGGAGTGAGAAGTGGGGTTCAGTCTGTCTTTATCCCGAGTTTGAGTCTCTTCATGCTGACACGTTTGATTGGTGGGAACCGTGTTATCACGCTGGGAACGGCTATTGAGCAGAACTTCCTGACCAATGACAACTACGGAATGGGTTCTACCATCGGTGTAATCCTCATCCTGACCATGTTCATCACCATGTGGGTGACCAAGGAAAGGAGAGAACGATGA
- the alaS gene encoding alanine--tRNA ligase, with protein MKQLSSAQVRQMWLDFWASKGHSVEPSVSLVPVNDPTLLWINSGVATLKKYFDGTIIPENPRITNAQKAIRTNDIENVGKTARHHTMFEMLGNFSIGDYFRDEAITWAYELLTSPEWFDFPAEKLYMTYYPDDKDSYNRWIEVGVDPSHLIPIEDNFWEIGAGPSGPDTEIFFDRGEAFDPENIGIRLLAEDIENDRYIEIWNIVLSQFNADPAVPRSEYKELPHKNIDTGAGLERLVAVIQGAKTNFETDLFMPIIREVEKLSGKVYDQDGDNMSFKVIADHIRSLSFAIGDGALPGNEGRGYVLRRLLRRASMHGQKLGINEPFLYKLVPTVGKIMESYYPEVLEKRDFIEKIIKSEEESFARTLHSGQHFAETIVADLKEKGQTVIAGQDVFKLYDTYGFPVELTEEIAEEAGMTVDREGFEAAMKEQQERARASAVKGGSMGMQNETLQNITVESVFNYNASQLPSKLVAIVADNAEVEAVSEGTASLIFAETPFYAEMGGQVADHGQILDAAGNLVATVTDVQKAPNGQALHTVEVLAPLALNQEYTLAIDSNRRHRVMKNHTATHLLHAALHNILGHHATQAGSLNEVEFLRFDFTHFQAVTPEELRAIEQQVNEKIWEAIAVETVETDIDTAKEMGAMALFGEKYGKEVRVVTIGDYSIELCGGTHVGNTSEIGLFKIVKEEGIGSGTRRILAVTGKEAFEAYREQEDALKAVAATLKAPQLKEVPHKVEGLQEQLRQLQKENAELKEKAAAAAAGDVFKNVQEANGHRYIASQVSVSDAGALRTFADNWKQKDYSDVVVLVAAIGGKVNVLVASKTKDVHAGNLIKELAPIVDGRGGGKPDMAMAGGSNQAKIQELLDAVAGKL; from the coding sequence ATGAAACAACTATCTAGTGCTCAAGTTCGCCAAATGTGGCTTGATTTCTGGGCAAGCAAAGGACACTCTGTAGAACCATCAGTCAGCTTGGTTCCTGTAAATGACCCAACTCTTTTGTGGATTAACTCTGGGGTAGCAACCCTTAAGAAATACTTTGACGGAACCATTATCCCTGAAAACCCACGTATTACCAATGCGCAGAAAGCTATCCGTACCAATGACATCGAAAATGTCGGAAAAACAGCTCGCCACCATACTATGTTTGAAATGTTGGGGAACTTCTCTATCGGGGATTACTTTCGTGACGAAGCCATCACTTGGGCTTATGAGCTTTTGACCAGCCCAGAATGGTTTGATTTTCCTGCTGAAAAACTGTACATGACCTACTATCCAGACGATAAGGATTCTTATAACCGCTGGATTGAAGTAGGAGTGGACCCAAGCCACTTGATCCCAATCGAAGACAACTTCTGGGAAATCGGTGCTGGACCTTCTGGACCTGATACAGAAATCTTCTTTGACCGTGGAGAAGCATTTGACCCAGAAAATATTGGTATTCGTCTGCTTGCAGAAGATATCGAAAACGACCGTTACATCGAAATCTGGAATATCGTTTTGTCACAATTTAACGCTGATCCTGCTGTTCCTCGTAGCGAATACAAAGAATTGCCACACAAGAACATTGATACGGGCGCTGGTTTGGAACGTTTGGTGGCGGTTATCCAAGGAGCTAAGACCAACTTTGAAACAGACCTCTTCATGCCAATCATCCGTGAAGTTGAGAAATTGTCTGGTAAGGTTTATGACCAAGATGGCGACAATATGAGCTTTAAGGTTATCGCTGACCACATCCGTTCCCTTTCATTTGCTATCGGTGATGGTGCCCTTCCAGGAAACGAAGGTCGTGGTTATGTTCTTCGTCGTTTGCTCCGTCGTGCTTCCATGCACGGTCAAAAACTGGGCATCAACGAGCCTTTCCTTTACAAACTCGTTCCAACTGTTGGAAAAATCATGGAAAGCTATTACCCAGAAGTGCTTGAAAAACGTGACTTTATCGAAAAAATCATCAAGAGCGAAGAAGAGTCATTTGCCCGTACCCTTCACTCAGGTCAACACTTTGCAGAAACCATTGTAGCTGATTTGAAAGAAAAAGGCCAAACGGTTATTGCTGGTCAAGATGTCTTCAAACTCTACGACACTTACGGATTCCCAGTGGAGTTGACAGAAGAAATCGCTGAAGAAGCAGGGATGACTGTCGACCGTGAAGGATTTGAAGCAGCCATGAAAGAGCAGCAAGAACGTGCGCGTGCGTCAGCTGTCAAAGGTGGTTCAATGGGAATGCAAAATGAAACCCTTCAAAACATTACAGTGGAAAGTGTCTTCAACTACAATGCCAGCCAATTGCCTTCTAAGTTGGTGGCTATCGTAGCGGACAATGCTGAAGTAGAAGCTGTTTCAGAAGGAACTGCCTCTCTCATCTTTGCAGAGACTCCATTCTACGCTGAAATGGGTGGACAGGTAGCTGACCACGGTCAAATCTTGGATGCAGCAGGGAACCTTGTAGCGACTGTAACGGACGTGCAAAAAGCACCAAACGGACAAGCTCTTCATACTGTCGAAGTTCTTGCACCACTTGCTTTGAATCAAGAATACACCTTGGCCATCGACAGCAATCGTCGTCACCGTGTCATGAAAAACCACACTGCGACTCACTTGCTTCACGCTGCCCTTCACAATATCCTTGGTCACCATGCGACACAAGCAGGATCTCTGAACGAAGTTGAATTCCTTCGCTTTGACTTTACGCACTTCCAAGCCGTAACTCCTGAAGAATTGCGCGCCATTGAACAGCAAGTTAATGAGAAAATTTGGGAAGCAATTGCTGTAGAAACTGTTGAAACAGATATTGATACTGCCAAGGAAATGGGAGCGATGGCCCTCTTTGGTGAGAAATACGGAAAAGAAGTCCGTGTTGTTACAATCGGTGACTACTCTATCGAGCTTTGTGGTGGTACCCACGTTGGCAACACTTCTGAGATTGGCCTCTTCAAGATTGTCAAAGAAGAAGGGATTGGTTCAGGAACTCGCCGTATCTTGGCGGTAACTGGTAAGGAAGCCTTTGAAGCCTACCGTGAACAAGAAGACGCTCTTAAAGCTGTTGCAGCAACCTTGAAAGCACCTCAACTCAAGGAAGTGCCTCACAAGGTTGAAGGTCTTCAAGAGCAACTCCGTCAATTGCAAAAAGAAAATGCAGAATTGAAGGAAAAAGCCGCAGCCGCAGCCGCAGGTGATGTCTTCAAGAATGTTCAAGAAGCAAACGGACACCGTTACATTGCGAGTCAAGTTTCTGTATCAGATGCAGGTGCTCTTCGTACCTTTGCGGATAACTGGAAACAAAAAGACTACTCTGACGTGGTTGTCCTAGTTGCAGCAATTGGTGGCAAGGTGAACGTTCTAGTAGCTAGCAAGACAAAAGATGTGCATGCAGGAAACCTGATCAAAGAATTGGCTCCAATCGTTGATGGACGTGGTGGTGGTAAACCAGACATGGCCATGGCAGGAGGAAGCAACCAAGCTAAAATCCAAGAATTGTTGGATGCAGTAGCAGGTAAATTGTAA
- the budA gene encoding acetolactate decarboxylase gives MDRKVQEPVKLFQYNTLGALMAGLYGGTMTVGELLEHGDLGLGTLDSIDGELIVLDGKAYQAKGSGQTPEIVEVAADALIPYAAVVPHQAEVIFRQRFEMTDKELEKRIESYYDGENLFRSIKIHGEFSQMHVRMIPKSTPDTKFADVATHQPEYSRENVSGTIVGFWTPEIFHGVSVAGYHLHFISDDLTFGGHVMDFVIKEGMIEVGAVDQLDQRFPVQDRQYLFAKFNVDEMKKDIDKSE, from the coding sequence ATGGATAGAAAAGTGCAGGAACCGGTTAAATTATTTCAATACAATACTCTAGGTGCCCTAATGGCAGGTCTCTATGGTGGAACCATGACAGTGGGAGAATTGCTGGAACATGGTGATCTTGGTTTGGGGACTTTGGATTCGATTGACGGGGAGTTGATTGTCCTTGATGGCAAAGCTTATCAAGCCAAGGGGTCTGGTCAAACGCCTGAAATCGTTGAAGTGGCAGCGGATGCCCTTATTCCCTATGCAGCAGTGGTTCCTCATCAGGCAGAAGTGATTTTTCGTCAGCGCTTTGAGATGACGGATAAGGAATTAGAAAAGCGGATTGAGTCCTACTATGATGGGGAAAATCTTTTTCGTTCCATCAAAATTCATGGCGAATTTTCACAAATGCACGTACGGATGATTCCTAAATCCACTCCTGATACCAAGTTTGCTGATGTCGCGACTCACCAACCTGAATATAGCCGTGAAAATGTATCGGGAACCATTGTTGGATTTTGGACACCGGAAATTTTCCATGGGGTGAGTGTTGCAGGCTACCATTTGCATTTTATCTCAGATGATTTGACCTTTGGTGGGCATGTGATGGACTTTGTTATCAAAGAAGGAATGATTGAGGTTGGGGCAGTCGACCAGTTGGACCAACGTTTTCCAGTCCAAGATCGCCAGTATTTATTTGCCAAATTTAACGTTGACGAGATGAAGAAAGATATTGATAAGTCAGAATAG
- a CDS encoding YhfC family intramembrane metalloprotease — MTVHIILTMIALVLILVSGTWYAKKRFKISLAVMGLGAIAFFVSSQVLEKMVHLLVLHPQKDGTIPLMQEQPFLYVLYGIAMAALFEETARLVFFKWLEKKRKLEDRDALAYGLGHGGLEMLYLGMGSLISLLILFSLIQSSNTDVANLLPKATLETVQSLSVWQVYLLGVERVLALVLQIGLSIWVYQSVRQKKWIYLLAAYGLHALFDLAPALSQVGWIANPLLVEFVLLVELLVFIWLTKSTFWKKS; from the coding sequence ATGACAGTACATATTATCCTTACCATGATCGCTTTGGTTCTCATTCTAGTAAGTGGAACTTGGTATGCCAAAAAACGGTTTAAAATCTCTCTTGCAGTGATGGGCTTGGGGGCAATCGCATTTTTTGTTTCTTCTCAAGTGTTAGAGAAGATGGTTCACCTTCTGGTACTCCATCCGCAAAAAGATGGAACCATTCCGCTTATGCAGGAGCAGCCTTTCTTATATGTCCTTTATGGAATCGCTATGGCGGCCCTCTTTGAGGAAACAGCTCGTCTTGTCTTTTTTAAATGGTTGGAGAAAAAGAGAAAGCTAGAAGATCGAGATGCTTTGGCTTATGGTTTGGGACATGGGGGCTTGGAGATGCTCTATCTCGGAATGGGAAGTTTGATCAGTCTTTTGATCCTCTTTTCACTCATCCAGTCTTCAAATACTGATGTAGCCAATCTCCTTCCAAAGGCTACACTCGAAACGGTCCAGTCTCTTTCTGTATGGCAGGTTTATTTACTAGGAGTTGAGCGTGTGCTTGCCTTAGTTCTCCAAATCGGTCTTTCCATCTGGGTCTATCAAAGTGTCCGCCAAAAGAAATGGATCTACCTCCTTGCTGCCTATGGTTTGCATGCCTTGTTTGACTTGGCTCCAGCCTTATCTCAAGTAGGATGGATTGCAAATCCGCTTCTAGTTGAGTTTGTTCTTCTCGTAGAACTTTTAGTCTTTATCTGGCTGACAAAATCTACATTTTGGAAAAAATCATAA
- the murB gene encoding UDP-N-acetylmuramate dehydrogenase — MLVKEKILEILEGIDIRFKEPLKTYTYTKVGGRADYLVLPRNRYEMARVVQFANQENIPWMVLGNASNIIVREGGIRGFVILCDKLNNVSVDGYTIEAEAGANLIETTRIALRHSLTGFEFACGIPGSIGGAVFMNAGAYGGEIAHILQSCQILTKEGEIKTLSVKDLAFGYRHSAIQDSGAIVLSAKFALSPGNHQVIKQEMDRLTHLRELKQPLEYPSCGSVFKRPVGHFAGQLISEAGLKGYRIGGVEVSEKHAGFMINVADGTAKDYEDLIQSVIEKVKEHSGVTLEREVRILGEKE, encoded by the coding sequence ATGTTAGTAAAAGAAAAAATACTTGAAATCCTAGAAGGAATCGATATTCGTTTTAAGGAACCTTTGAAGACCTATACCTATACCAAGGTAGGAGGTCGAGCGGATTATCTAGTTTTGCCACGCAATCGCTATGAGATGGCTCGTGTCGTCCAATTTGCCAATCAAGAGAATATTCCCTGGATGGTGCTAGGAAATGCTAGTAATATCATCGTTCGTGAAGGTGGGATCCGTGGATTTGTCATCTTGTGTGATAAGCTTAATAACGTTTCGGTTGATGGCTATACCATCGAAGCGGAAGCAGGAGCGAACTTGATCGAAACAACACGTATTGCCCTCCGTCATAGTTTGACTGGTTTTGAGTTTGCTTGTGGGATTCCTGGAAGCATCGGAGGAGCTGTCTTTATGAATGCGGGAGCCTATGGAGGAGAGATTGCTCATATCTTGCAGTCTTGTCAAATTTTGACCAAGGAAGGGGAAATCAAGACCTTGTCAGTCAAGGATTTGGCTTTTGGTTACCGTCATTCAGCTATTCAGGATTCTGGGGCCATTGTCTTGTCAGCTAAATTTGCCCTATCTCCAGGGAATCATCAGGTTATCAAGCAAGAAATGGACCGCTTGACGCACCTACGTGAACTCAAACAACCTCTAGAATACCCATCTTGTGGTTCAGTCTTTAAGCGTCCAGTTGGGCATTTTGCAGGTCAGTTGATCTCAGAGGCTGGCCTGAAGGGCTATCGAATCGGTGGTGTGGAAGTATCTGAAAAACACGCAGGTTTCATGATCAATGTTGCTGACGGAACGGCCAAAGACTATGAAGACTTGATCCAATCTGTTATCGAAAAAGTCAAGGAACACTCAGGTGTCACCCTTGAGAGAGAAGTCCGAATCTTGGGTGAGAAGGAATAA
- a CDS encoding alpha-amylase, whose translation MQNQTLMQYFEWYLPHDGQHWARLTNDAEHLASLGISHIWMPPAFKATNEKDVGYGVYDLFDLGEFHQKGTVRTKYGVKEDYLQAIQSLKAQGIQPMADVVLNHKAAADHMEAFQVIEVDPEDRTVQLSEPFTINGWTHFTFDGRQDIYNDFHWHWYHFTGTDYDAKRRKSGIYLIQGDNKGWANEELVDNENGNYDYLMYADLDFKHPEVIQNIYDWADWFMETTGVAGFRLDAVKHIDSFFMGNFIRDMKEKYGQDFYVFGEFWNPDKEANLDYLEKTEERFDLVDVRLHQNLFEASQAGASYDLRTIFTDSLVELKPDKAVTFVDNHDTQRGQALESTVEEWFKPAAYALILLRQDGLPCVFYGDYYGISGQFAQQDFREVLDRLLAIRKDLAYGEQTDYFDDANCIGWVRSGAEHQSPIAVLISNDQENSKSMFVGQEWADHTFVDLLKNHPAQVTINAEGYGEFPVAAGSVSVWAAK comes from the coding sequence ATGCAAAATCAGACACTTATGCAATACTTTGAATGGTATCTGCCTCATGACGGCCAGCACTGGGCTCGACTAACAAATGACGCAGAGCACCTAGCAAGCCTTGGTATCAGCCATATCTGGATGCCACCTGCCTTCAAGGCAACCAACGAAAAAGATGTAGGCTATGGTGTTTACGATCTTTTTGACCTAGGCGAATTTCACCAAAAAGGAACTGTCCGTACCAAGTATGGGGTTAAAGAAGACTATCTTCAAGCCATTCAATCCCTAAAGGCACAGGGAATTCAACCTATGGCTGATGTGGTGCTCAATCACAAGGCTGCTGCCGATCATATGGAAGCCTTTCAGGTTATTGAAGTGGATCCTGAGGATCGTACTGTTCAACTAAGCGAACCCTTTACTATCAATGGCTGGACTCACTTTACTTTCGATGGCCGCCAAGATATCTACAATGACTTCCACTGGCACTGGTACCACTTCACAGGTACAGACTACGATGCCAAGCGCCGTAAATCTGGCATTTACCTGATCCAGGGAGACAACAAAGGCTGGGCAAATGAGGAATTGGTCGATAACGAAAACGGCAACTACGACTACCTCATGTATGCTGACCTGGACTTTAAGCATCCTGAAGTCATCCAAAATATCTATGACTGGGCTGACTGGTTCATGGAAACGACTGGAGTGGCAGGTTTCCGCTTGGATGCCGTTAAGCACATCGACTCCTTCTTTATGGGCAATTTCATCCGTGATATGAAGGAAAAATACGGTCAAGATTTCTATGTTTTTGGGGAATTTTGGAATCCAGACAAGGAAGCCAATCTAGACTATCTTGAGAAAACAGAAGAACGTTTTGACCTTGTCGATGTTCGCCTCCACCAAAACCTCTTTGAAGCTAGTCAGGCTGGAGCAAGCTACGACCTTCGTACTATCTTTACTGATAGCTTGGTTGAACTCAAGCCTGACAAGGCTGTCACTTTCGTTGACAACCATGATACTCAACGAGGACAAGCCCTTGAGTCTACTGTTGAAGAATGGTTCAAGCCAGCAGCCTATGCCCTTATTCTATTACGCCAAGATGGGCTTCCATGTGTCTTTTACGGAGATTATTACGGTATTTCAGGGCAATTTGCTCAACAAGATTTCAGAGAAGTTCTTGACCGTCTCCTAGCCATCCGAAAAGACTTGGCCTATGGAGAGCAAACAGACTACTTTGACGATGCTAACTGTATCGGTTGGGTTCGTTCAGGTGCTGAACATCAATCCCCAATCGCTGTCCTTATCTCCAATGACCAAGAAAACAGCAAATCTATGTTTGTCGGGCAAGAATGGGCTGACCATACCTTTGTTGACCTCCTTAAAAATCACCCAGCACAAGTTACAATCAATGCTGAAGGTTATGGAGAATTTCCAGTAGCAGCGGGTTCAGTCAGTGTCTGGGCAGCAAAATAA
- a CDS encoding ABC transporter ATP-binding protein, with the protein MKKPIIEFNNVSKVFEDSNTKVLKDINFELEEGKFYTLLGASGSGKSTILNIIAGLLDATTGDILLDGVRINDIPTNKRDVHTVFQSYALFPHMNVFENVAFPLRLRKINKKEIEQRVAEVLKMVQLEGYEKRSIRKLSGGQRQRVAIARAIINQPRVVLLDEPLSALDLKLRTDMQYELRELQQRLGITFVFVTHDQEEALAMSDWIFVMNDGEIVQSGTPVDIYDEPINHFVATFIGESNILPGTMIEDYLVEFNGKRFEAVDGGMKPNEPVEVVIRPEDLRITLPEEGKLQVKVDTQLFRGVHYEIIAYDELGNEWMIHSTRKAIVGEEIGLDFEPEDIHIMRLNETEEEFDARIEEYVEIEEQEAGLINAIEEERDEENNL; encoded by the coding sequence TTGAAAAAACCAATTATTGAATTCAACAACGTCTCTAAAGTTTTTGAAGACAGCAACACCAAGGTTCTCAAAGACATTAACTTTGAGTTGGAAGAAGGGAAATTTTACACTCTTTTGGGCGCATCTGGTTCAGGAAAATCAACCATTCTAAATATCATTGCAGGTTTACTGGATGCGACGACAGGGGATATTTTACTGGATGGGGTGCGAATCAACGACATCCCAACTAATAAACGAGATGTCCATACCGTCTTCCAATCCTATGCCTTGTTTCCACATATGAATGTGTTTGAAAATGTTGCCTTTCCACTCCGCTTGCGTAAAATCAACAAGAAAGAAATCGAACAACGCGTAGCGGAAGTTCTCAAGATGGTTCAGTTGGAAGGTTACGAGAAGCGTTCCATTCGTAAACTCTCTGGAGGACAACGTCAGCGTGTGGCCATTGCCCGTGCCATCATCAACCAACCCCGTGTGGTTTTGTTGGATGAGCCTTTGTCAGCGCTGGACTTGAAATTGCGAACAGACATGCAGTATGAACTGCGTGAATTGCAACAACGATTGGGGATTACCTTTGTCTTTGTCACTCATGATCAGGAAGAAGCCCTTGCTATGAGTGACTGGATTTTCGTTATGAACGATGGCGAGATTGTTCAGTCTGGAACGCCTGTGGACATCTATGATGAGCCGATTAACCACTTTGTTGCCACCTTTATCGGTGAGTCCAACATCTTGCCAGGAACTATGATTGAGGACTACTTGGTCGAGTTCAATGGTAAACGCTTCGAAGCAGTCGACGGGGGGATGAAGCCAAATGAGCCTGTGGAAGTTGTTATTCGTCCAGAGGACTTACGAATCACTCTTCCTGAAGAAGGCAAGCTCCAAGTTAAGGTGGATACTCAGCTTTTCCGTGGGGTTCACTACGAGATTATCGCCTATGATGAACTTGGCAATGAATGGATGATCCACTCGACTCGTAAGGCCATTGTGGGCGAAGAAATCGGTCTGGACTTTGAACCAGAAGATATCCACATCATGCGTCTCAACGAAACCGAAGAAGAGTTCGATGCTCGTATCGAGGAGTACGTAGAAATCGAAGAGCAAGAAGCAGGTCTGATTAACGCGATCGAGGAGGAAAGAGATGAAGAAAACAACCTCTAA
- a CDS encoding ABC transporter permease has product MKKFANLYIAFVFIILYLPIFYLIGYAFNAGDDMNSFTGFSLSHFKTMFGDGRLMLILTQTFFLAFLSALIATIIGTFGAIYIYQSRKKYQEAFLSLNNILMVAPDVMIGASFLILFTQLKFSLGFLTVLSSHVAFSIPIVVLMVLPRLKEMNDDMIHAAYDLGASQFQMFKEIMLPYLTPSIIAGYFMAFTYSLDDFAVTFFVTGNGFSTLSVEIYSRARKGISLEINALSALVFLFSIILVVGYYFISREKEEQA; this is encoded by the coding sequence ATGAAAAAATTTGCCAATCTCTACATAGCCTTTGTCTTTATCATCCTTTATTTGCCAATTTTTTACTTGATTGGCTATGCCTTTAATGCAGGGGATGATATGAACAGCTTTACAGGCTTTAGCTTGAGCCATTTTAAAACCATGTTTGGTGATGGTCGCCTCATGTTGATCCTCACCCAAACCTTTTTCTTGGCCTTTCTATCTGCCTTGATTGCGACCATTATCGGGACTTTCGGTGCTATTTACATATACCAGTCTCGTAAGAAATACCAAGAAGCCTTTTTATCACTCAATAATATCCTCATGGTTGCGCCTGACGTTATGATTGGTGCCAGCTTCTTGATTCTCTTTACCCAGCTTAAGTTTTCACTTGGCTTTTTGACGGTTCTATCTAGTCACGTGGCCTTTTCCATCCCTATCGTGGTCTTGATGGTCTTGCCTCGTCTCAAGGAAATGAATGATGATATGATTCACGCGGCTTATGACCTTGGTGCCAGCCAGTTTCAGATGTTCAAGGAAATCATGCTTCCTTATCTGACACCTTCTATCATTGCAGGTTATTTCATGGCCTTCACCTATTCGCTAGATGACTTTGCCGTAACCTTCTTTGTGACAGGGAATGGCTTTTCGACCCTATCAGTTGAAATCTACTCTCGTGCTCGTAAGGGGATTTCGTTAGAGATTAATGCACTGTCTGCACTCGTCTTTCTCTTTAGTATTATCCTAGTTGTTGGATATTACTTTATTTCACGTGAGAAGGAGGAGCAAGCATGA
- a CDS encoding ABC transporter substrate-binding protein, whose translation MKKLYSFLAGIVAIILVLWGIATHLDSKINSRDSQKLVIYNWGDYIDPELLEQFTEETGIQVQYETFDSNEAMYTKIKQGGTTYDIAIPSEYMINKMKDEDLLVPLDYSKIEGIENIGPEFLNQSFDPGNKFSIPYFWGTLGIVYNETMVDEAPEHWDDLWKPEYKDSIMLFDGAREVLGLGLNSLGYSLNSKDPQQLEETVDKLYKLTPNIKAIVADEMKGYMIQNNAAIGVTFSGEASQMLEKNPNLKYVVPTEASNLWFDNMVIPKTVKNQDAAYAFINFMLKPENALKNAEYVGYSTPNLPAKEMLPEETKEDKSFYPDADTMKHLEVYEKFDHKWTGKYSDLFLQFKMYRK comes from the coding sequence ATGAAAAAACTCTATTCATTTTTAGCAGGAATTGTAGCGATTATCCTTGTCTTGTGGGGAATTGCGACTCATCTAGATAGTAAAATCAATAGCCGAGATAGTCAGAAATTGGTTATTTACAACTGGGGGGACTATATCGATCCAGAACTCTTGGAGCAATTCACAGAAGAAACAGGTATTCAAGTCCAGTATGAGACCTTTGATTCCAATGAAGCCATGTATACCAAGATTAAGCAAGGTGGAACGACCTACGATATTGCCATCCCAAGTGAGTACATGATTAATAAGATGAAGGATGAAGATCTCTTGGTTCCTCTTGATTATTCAAAAATTGAAGGAATCGAAAATATCGGACCAGAGTTCCTCAACCAGTCTTTTGACCCGGGCAATAAATTTTCAATCCCATACTTCTGGGGAACTTTGGGAATTGTCTACAATGAAACTATGGTAGATGAGGCGCCTGAGCATTGGGATGACCTCTGGAAGCCAGAATACAAGGATTCCATCATGCTCTTTGATGGGGCGCGTGAGGTGCTGGGACTCGGGCTTAACTCACTTGGTTACAGCCTCAACTCAAAGGATCCTCAGCAGTTGGAAGAGACAGTAGACAAACTCTACAAATTGACTCCAAATATCAAGGCCATTGTAGCCGACGAGATGAAGGGTTACATGATTCAGAACAATGCGGCCATCGGTGTGACCTTCTCTGGGGAAGCCAGCCAGATGTTGGAGAAAAATCCTAATCTCAAGTATGTCGTTCCGACTGAGGCCAGCAATCTCTGGTTTGATAACATGGTCATTCCAAAAACCGTGAAAAACCAAGATGCCGCCTATGCCTTTATCAACTTTATGTTGAAACCTGAAAATGCTCTGAAAAATGCGGAGTATGTGGGTTATTCAACACCAAACCTACCAGCCAAGGAAATGCTCCCAGAGGAGACCAAGGAAGACAAATCCTTCTATCCAGACGCTGATACCATGAAACACCTAGAAGTTTATGAGAAGTTTGACCATAAATGGACAGGCAAATATAGCGATCTCTTCCTACAGTTTAAAATGTATCGGAAGTAG
- a CDS encoding LURP-one-related/scramblase family protein yields MKTFLVKQKFRLGGERFDIKDDRGVVNYQVEGSFFQIPKTFTIYDAYGEQVSEISKEFFTLLPRFTIQLRNGSNFVIRKKLTFFRDKYEFDDLGLRIEGNIWDLNFKLLDDRDQVIAEIRKEIFHLTSTYTVTVYEDSYADLVISLCVAIDYVEMLESQSN; encoded by the coding sequence ATGAAGACATTTCTCGTGAAACAAAAGTTTCGTCTTGGAGGCGAACGCTTCGATATTAAAGATGATAGAGGAGTAGTAAATTATCAGGTAGAGGGCTCTTTCTTCCAAATTCCTAAGACCTTTACCATCTATGACGCCTATGGTGAGCAAGTAAGTGAGATTAGTAAAGAATTTTTCACTTTGCTTCCTCGCTTTACTATCCAGTTACGAAACGGTTCCAATTTCGTCATTCGTAAGAAGTTGACCTTCTTTCGAGATAAGTATGAGTTTGATGATCTAGGGCTTCGTATCGAGGGCAATATCTGGGATTTGAATTTCAAATTGCTGGATGACCGCGACCAAGTGATTGCCGAAATTCGGAAAGAGATTTTCCATTTGACCTCAACTTACACCGTAACCGTCTATGAAGACTCTTATGCAGACCTAGTCATTTCCCTCTGTGTCGCGATTGACTATGTGGAGATGCTGGAAAGCCAATCAAATTAA